GCGTACAAGGAGGTCGCGCGGGTGATCGCCGCGCGGGTCGCCGACGCGAGCCGCCGGTTCCCGCGCCTGGTCCCGATGGAGCCGAAGTTCGCGGGCCTGCTGCCGGAGGTGCTGCTCGGCCTCGGCCCGCAGGAGTTCGCCCGGCTCGCCGCCAAGGCGCTCGCGCCGAAGGCGCCGCCGTCGGTGTCGGTCGAGCACATGTACCAGCCGAAGGCCAGCGTCAAGGAGCAGGCCGCGATCGTCGTGGAGCTGCTCCGCAAGCTGCGCCGGACCACGTTCCGCGTCCTGGCGGCCGACGCCGAGGGCACCTACGAGGTGGTCGCCCGGTTCCTGGCCCTGCTGGAGCTGTACCGGGAGCAGGCGGTCACGTTCGAGCAGCACGAGCCCCTCGGTGAGCTCCACGTCACCTGGACCGGCGCCGACGACGGCGACGTGGAGGTCGGCGACGACTACGAGGGCGCCCCGGGGAAGGACCCCGCGGAGGGCGCCGCCGGCGACGCCGCCGCACCCGACGAGAAGAGCCGGAAGGACGAGAAAGACGATGAGTGAGGAATCCGGCGCGGACGCGCCGGAGCTTCCGGGGCTTCGCGCCTCGATCGAGGCGATCCTGCTCGTGGTGGACGAGCCGGTCACCGAGATGACGCTCGCG
The sequence above is a segment of the Actinomadura coerulea genome. Coding sequences within it:
- a CDS encoding segregation and condensation protein A; the protein is MDATSPEPGRETEEEQGFRVRLDNFEGPFDLLLGLISKHKLDITEVSLHKVTDDFIAHIRSHGAEWDLDQASHFLLVAATLLDLKAARLLPSGEVDDEEDLALLEARDLLFARLLQYRAYKEVARVIAARVADASRRFPRLVPMEPKFAGLLPEVLLGLGPQEFARLAAKALAPKAPPSVSVEHMYQPKASVKEQAAIVVELLRKLRRTTFRVLAADAEGTYEVVARFLALLELYREQAVTFEQHEPLGELHVTWTGADDGDVEVGDDYEGAPGKDPAEGAAGDAAAPDEKSRKDEKDDE